One Chryseobacterium sp. StRB126 genomic region harbors:
- a CDS encoding FISUMP domain-containing protein — MELASNNKALYLNRVANTSVINDPQSGMVIYDLTDKCIKAYQGNPAGWSGCIIGNSGLTGSVTSINCAGAYFTPNFATVGQTYTGTLTVPYTGGNGGIYPAQTTTVNGLTFNLPLGVFATGDGNVVYNVTGTPTTAGTTTVNITIGGQSCSGANAISLTVNPATGNPGGVLPGTITLAQNSRYWVASVYDNDYMPYTTPTVPASTAIINADGTPDTLVDVQGTISTTGITVYIPTTVTGSGGTVAAWSTTTTIPANLTQDGIATQVTLSWAAQTLTTNDTSLVATIKAVGNDLLAKKLDINAGIGNDYLGLLLGTLQYPYNAAGTLTNYQLRDIPGIPDRMFGQIDNADKYEHNFLYLPIQAEDGKIWLNNNLGANYTNVDSPIFNLTKQATSQTDINAMGSLLQWGRKADGHELIVRDLSISSDPAYKYGPITGQVPTWSPNQPSRINNTSSLEWTSLTTPPPGNRWLASSPNNPCPQGFKVPVKAEWQAVITASGSGGIYATNKKLKLTKAGEGSAHSVNTGVFNTSIDHYMVADGYVTSSGAGGTSFMQNGIVYTNTGNNSPGFGGSVRCIKE, encoded by the coding sequence TTGGAATTGGCTTCCAACAATAAAGCGCTCTACCTGAATAGAGTCGCCAATACTTCTGTAATCAACGATCCGCAATCTGGAATGGTTATATATGACCTGACAGATAAATGTATAAAAGCATACCAGGGTAATCCGGCAGGATGGTCAGGATGTATCATAGGGAACAGCGGACTTACAGGCTCAGTTACCAGCATTAATTGTGCTGGCGCTTATTTTACACCTAATTTTGCAACAGTGGGTCAAACTTATACAGGAACATTAACGGTTCCTTACACTGGAGGTAATGGCGGAATATACCCTGCACAAACCACTACTGTGAACGGGCTCACATTCAACCTTCCTTTAGGTGTTTTTGCCACCGGAGATGGCAATGTGGTTTATAATGTTACCGGAACTCCCACCACAGCAGGAACCACTACAGTAAATATTACTATTGGAGGACAAAGTTGTTCCGGAGCTAATGCTATATCACTTACAGTGAATCCTGCAACAGGCAATCCCGGCGGTGTATTACCCGGAACTATTACATTAGCACAGAACAGCCGTTATTGGGTAGCCTCAGTGTATGATAACGATTATATGCCGTATACCACACCAACAGTGCCTGCCAGCACTGCCATCATCAATGCAGATGGTACACCGGATACCTTGGTGGATGTGCAGGGAACTATCTCTACCACAGGTATCACAGTGTATATTCCTACTACCGTAACAGGAAGTGGAGGGACTGTCGCAGCATGGAGTACCACCACTACCATCCCAGCAAACCTTACACAGGATGGTATAGCTACACAAGTAACATTATCCTGGGCAGCACAAACCCTTACCACTAATGATACGTCTCTTGTGGCGACCATAAAAGCTGTCGGAAATGATCTGCTTGCCAAGAAACTGGATATCAATGCAGGGATAGGAAATGATTATCTGGGGCTATTATTAGGAACTTTACAATACCCATACAACGCAGCAGGTACGCTTACCAATTACCAGCTTCGCGACATACCAGGCATACCGGACAGAATGTTTGGACAGATAGATAATGCCGATAAATATGAGCATAACTTCCTTTATCTTCCGATACAGGCAGAAGACGGCAAAATTTGGTTGAACAACAACCTGGGAGCAAACTATACCAATGTGGACTCCCCAATATTTAATCTTACCAAGCAGGCAACGAGCCAAACAGATATCAATGCGATGGGATCTCTCTTGCAATGGGGTAGAAAAGCGGATGGGCATGAGCTTATAGTAAGAGATCTTAGTATCTCAAGTGATCCGGCTTATAAATATGGGCCTATAACCGGGCAAGTACCAACCTGGTCACCTAATCAACCTAGCAGGATAAATAATACCAGTAGCTTGGAATGGACATCACTTACGACACCACCTCCGGGAAACCGATGGCTCGCTTCTTCTCCAAATAACCCATGCCCACAGGGCTTTAAAGTACCAGTAAAAGCAGAATGGCAAGCAGTAATCACTGCTTCTGGCAGTGGCGGCATCTATGCTACCAACAAAAAACTGAAATTAACTAAGGCCGGAGAAGGTAGTGCTCACAGTGTTAATACTGGTGTATTCAATACTAGTATCGATCACTATATGGTAGCAGATGGCTATGTCACTAGTAGTGGCGCTGGTGGTACTTCCTTTATGCAGAATGGTATTGTTTACACCAACACCGGTAATAATAGCCCTGGTTTTGGCGGCTCTGTACGTTGCATCAAAGAGTAA
- a CDS encoding serine hydrolase: MTKLRLSLLIITITTLFTSSHLSGQITSKEVDILVNNAIEKFHVAGAAVAIVKDGKVIHKKGYGVKSIDTKSPIDEHTNFEIASNSKAFTTAALSILVDEGKISWDDHVKKYIPEFKMYNDYVTENFTIEDLLCHRSGLGLGAGDLMMFPDGTDFTIKDVIKSFQYFTPVSAFRTQFNYDNQLYLVAGEVIARVSGMNWETFVQKRIMEPLQMQNTFSSISHVKDISLMASPHSSESGSIKKISLYGAMVNGAAGGIVSNVDDMSKWMLVQLNKGKYGSALEQQLFTKERQNEMWTIRTVDQINPNPRYNQHFNGYGLGWNLSDIKGNLSVSHTGGLPGMLSIVTMIPDLNLGIVILTNTENGGSGVFSSVSQTIIDSYLGLNDMGWVDKYAAYFKSQKESGDEVTKKVWETVSKAKNTTIKNEDLIGLYEDKWFGKIEIFLKGNQLWFKSYRSPKLNGPMSFYKANTFAIKWDYKDMNCDALAMFNLDEEGKAQSIKMKGISPNIDFSFDFQDLNLQRVKK; the protein is encoded by the coding sequence ATGACAAAATTAAGATTGTCTTTACTCATCATTACCATTACTACATTATTTACAAGCAGTCATTTATCTGGCCAAATAACCTCTAAAGAGGTAGATATTCTTGTTAACAATGCAATAGAGAAATTCCATGTTGCAGGAGCTGCTGTAGCCATTGTAAAAGACGGAAAAGTAATTCACAAAAAGGGATATGGTGTAAAATCAATAGATACAAAATCGCCTATTGATGAACATACAAATTTTGAAATTGCTTCCAACAGCAAAGCATTTACAACAGCTGCTTTATCAATTTTAGTAGATGAAGGAAAAATTTCCTGGGATGATCATGTTAAAAAATATATCCCTGAATTTAAAATGTATAATGATTATGTAACAGAAAACTTTACCATAGAAGATTTATTGTGTCACCGTAGTGGGCTTGGTTTGGGAGCTGGTGATTTGATGATGTTTCCGGATGGTACAGATTTTACTATTAAAGATGTAATAAAGTCTTTCCAATATTTCACACCTGTTTCCGCTTTCCGAACCCAATTCAATTATGATAATCAATTGTATTTGGTAGCAGGTGAAGTCATAGCAAGAGTAAGTGGAATGAATTGGGAAACTTTTGTCCAAAAACGTATTATGGAGCCCTTACAGATGCAAAACACATTCAGTTCCATAAGCCATGTAAAAGATATTAGTTTAATGGCTTCTCCACATTCATCAGAATCAGGCAGTATCAAAAAGATATCTTTATATGGGGCAATGGTGAATGGTGCTGCGGGAGGGATCGTTTCCAATGTTGATGACATGTCCAAATGGATGCTTGTTCAGCTAAACAAGGGTAAGTATGGATCTGCCTTAGAGCAACAGCTTTTTACTAAAGAAAGGCAAAATGAAATGTGGACAATCCGTACTGTAGATCAAATTAATCCTAACCCAAGATATAACCAACATTTTAATGGGTATGGTTTAGGCTGGAATTTATCCGATATAAAAGGAAATCTAAGTGTTTCCCATACCGGTGGTTTACCGGGAATGCTTTCCATCGTTACCATGATTCCTGATTTAAATTTGGGAATTGTAATTCTTACCAATACTGAAAATGGTGGTTCAGGTGTTTTTTCTTCTGTGAGCCAAACCATTATTGACAGCTATTTAGGGCTTAACGATATGGGTTGGGTAGATAAGTATGCAGCTTATTTTAAGTCTCAAAAAGAATCTGGAGATGAGGTAACCAAAAAGGTTTGGGAAACGGTAAGCAAGGCAAAAAACACGACGATAAAAAATGAGGATCTAATTGGATTGTATGAGGATAAATGGTTTGGGAAAATTGAAATTTTCTTAAAAGGAAATCAATTATGGTTTAAATCTTATCGTTCACCAAAATTAAACGGACCCATGAGTTTTTATAAAGCAAATACATTTGCCATTAAATGGGATTATAAAGATATGAATTGTGATGCCCTTGCTATGTTTAACTTAGATGAAGAAGGAAAAGCACAAAGCATAAAAATGAAAGGAATTTCTCCCAATATTGATTTTAGCTTCGATTTTCAGGATTTGAATTTACAAAGGGTAAAGAAATAG
- a CDS encoding YybH family protein, whose translation MNDFNRKTQAGAVAYFRYCIKNGDVEGALSCFHPEAVYIDRDGKELRSLEQIQVAMESICRLKLNIQGEIPHVTVVGNLAMWLDRWVMTGITPDGQPIKMTGHTSCIMKKDEADNWLWIVDNPFGSAILNH comes from the coding sequence ATGAATGATTTTAACAGAAAAACACAGGCTGGAGCCGTTGCTTATTTTCGCTATTGTATAAAAAATGGTGATGTTGAAGGTGCATTGAGTTGTTTTCACCCTGAAGCAGTTTATATTGACCGGGATGGGAAAGAGTTAAGAAGCCTTGAACAGATACAGGTGGCTATGGAAAGTATATGCAGATTAAAGTTGAATATACAGGGAGAAATTCCGCATGTGACAGTAGTTGGTAATTTAGCAATGTGGCTTGACCGGTGGGTAATGACTGGAATTACTCCCGATGGCCAGCCTATAAAAATGACAGGCCATACTTCCTGCATTATGAAAAAGGATGAAGCTGACAATTGGCTATGGATTGTAGATAACCCTTTTGGCTCAGCAATACTGAATCATTAG
- a CDS encoding RHS repeat-associated core domain-containing protein, which translates to MGFIQPRQYFQRQCDDVSSDPWDIPNCIDIWKPGEIVEVNNYYPFGLLHDYTATSQNAYQYKFLGQELQETGFYDMNARFYMPDLGIFGQHDPLSGKTLDPYGYAYQNPVFFTDPTGLEGDPIPGSSGTGNPQAIGTATSPIDVGEVILNASVKAVASNTLSIMPSNCLVCNGGGISAPRLQNTSTPSVPTQAPSESWYGLVGKGNWFFGTAGLLSGFAGSMHSRNMYSQGIRRGISRNYQLTGRNLSLFGKAAINNATRPISTFGKIGKGVGAGSFYLGVIFDGIGTLNYMDNPNSSNSVHPGKATLNTVFGVVGNWGGPIGASVGTIYFGVDNYYDGPQGQG; encoded by the coding sequence ATGGGGTTTATCCAGCCAAGACAATATTTTCAGAGACAATGTGATGATGTTTCCTCAGATCCATGGGATATTCCTAATTGTATAGATATTTGGAAACCTGGGGAAATTGTGGAAGTCAATAATTATTATCCTTTTGGATTGCTGCATGATTATACGGCTACAAGCCAGAATGCTTATCAATATAAATTCCTGGGTCAGGAATTACAGGAAACAGGGTTTTATGATATGAATGCCCGTTTCTATATGCCGGATCTGGGTATATTTGGGCAGCACGATCCTTTAAGCGGGAAGACATTAGACCCTTATGGATATGCTTACCAAAACCCTGTCTTCTTTACAGATCCTACAGGATTAGAAGGTGATCCTATACCAGGTAGCTCAGGTACTGGTAATCCACAGGCTATAGGAACAGCAACAAGCCCTATTGATGTTGGGGAAGTGATATTGAATGCTTCTGTAAAAGCAGTGGCTTCCAATACGCTATCTATAATGCCTTCTAATTGTTTAGTATGTAATGGAGGAGGGATTTCTGCGCCTAGATTGCAGAATACTTCAACACCAAGTGTACCAACACAGGCACCATCTGAAAGTTGGTATGGTCTTGTGGGTAAAGGAAACTGGTTTTTTGGTACAGCAGGTCTTTTGAGTGGTTTTGCAGGATCTATGCACTCCAGAAATATGTATTCACAAGGTATTAGAAGAGGAATATCCAGAAATTATCAGCTAACCGGAAGAAACTTGAGCTTATTTGGAAAAGCAGCAATAAATAATGCTACTAGACCTATTTCTACATTTGGAAAAATAGGTAAAGGGGTAGGTGCAGGATCATTTTATTTAGGAGTGATATTTGATGGTATTGGTACCTTAAATTATATGGATAATCCTAACTCTTCAAATTCCGTACATCCTGGAAAAGCAACATTAAATACAGTGTTTGGAGTGGTGGGCAATTGGGGAGGACCAATTGGTGCATCTGTTGGGACAATTTATTTTGGAGTTGACAATTATTATGATGGTCCACAAGGACAAGGATAG
- a CDS encoding RHS repeat domain-containing protein, producing MGNVRLNYSKTDGGGIALLGESNYYPFGFKHEDYNSGSLLETNYNYKFLGQELQENGFYDLGARFYVPELGIFGQHDPLSSKTLDPYGYAYQNPIFFSDPTGLEGDPVPGSSGTGNPQAIGTAASPIDVGEIVLNAPIKVMANNPGSILPNNCTLCYSGNGASSGLTPPVLPSEAEALRRIQQPILHNGSAQMMDSMWDVIGIAIANNIKPENRYAAMGVTLLAALITRSPSVAKAEVGIVKAESSILKAELIAEKSAFTINKHGNLTDGVFTVSKEGMLKHKMNLGIGGKSIFYPTINADEAVLKAAQYAEKNNLWIYNAGTKAKVPVLNSNIGTLSNGQPTNFINVYRNSKNIIHGAPGTPK from the coding sequence CTGGGAAATGTAAGACTCAATTATAGTAAAACTGATGGAGGAGGAATTGCGCTTCTGGGAGAAAGCAATTACTATCCTTTCGGATTTAAACATGAAGATTACAATAGCGGTTCTCTTTTAGAGACTAATTATAATTATAAATTCTTAGGCCAGGAATTACAGGAAAACGGATTCTATGATCTAGGAGCCAGGTTCTATGTACCTGAATTGGGAATCTTTGGGCAGCACGATCCTTTAAGCAGCAAGACATTAGACCCTTACGGGTATGCTTACCAAAACCCTATTTTCTTTTCAGATCCCACCGGTTTGGAAGGTGATCCAGTACCAGGCAGCTCAGGTACTGGTAATCCACAGGCTATAGGAACAGCAGCTAGTCCTATTGATGTGGGTGAAATTGTATTGAATGCTCCAATTAAGGTAATGGCTAATAACCCTGGATCAATCTTACCTAATAACTGTACACTTTGCTACAGTGGAAACGGAGCTTCATCAGGGCTAACGCCGCCAGTACTTCCATCAGAGGCAGAAGCGCTGCGTAGGATTCAACAACCTATTTTACATAATGGTTCTGCTCAGATGATGGATAGTATGTGGGATGTGATAGGTATCGCAATTGCAAATAATATAAAGCCTGAAAATAGATATGCTGCTATGGGTGTAACTTTATTGGCAGCATTGATAACAAGATCACCAAGTGTTGCTAAAGCAGAAGTTGGAATTGTAAAAGCTGAGTCTTCAATTTTAAAAGCTGAGTTAATAGCCGAAAAATCTGCATTTACAATAAATAAACATGGAAATTTAACTGATGGAGTATTTACAGTTTCTAAAGAAGGTATGTTAAAGCACAAAATGAATTTAGGAATCGGAGGTAAAAGCATTTTTTATCCCACTATAAATGCAGACGAAGCTGTATTAAAGGCAGCTCAATATGCGGAAAAAAATAATCTTTGGATATACAATGCAGGTACTAAAGCTAAAGTTCCTGTTTTAAATTCTAATATTGGAACATTAAGTAATGGACAGCCAACAAATTTTATAAATGTTTATAGAAATTCTAAAAACATAATACATGGAGCGCCAGGCACTCCTAAATAA
- a CDS encoding DUF6443 domain-containing protein — translation MKKYLLLKTLFLLGSLSLQGQDLTQTENYVYSRTYLEPVVFSSSTAKQVQRVNYLDGLGRSKQNISIKATPSGKDIVVPVEYDAWGRQVKDMLPLPQQTTQNGGFFTSPDMTGAVSVYGAASNYYSEKELEKSPLQRLQEQAAPGDPWKIGSGKTIQYNYESNLSSEVRKFVVNTSWATVSGVAVGSPVLSLSAENTDYASGGFYKAGTLYKNTVSDEDGNKVTKFTNGKGQVILVRKNDGTQNVDTYYAYNEYGQQAFVIPPLAVKAIETAGGNTIPAEVLDNLCYQYRYDNQDRLVEKKFPGKGWEYMVYDQQDRLVLIQDANLRTTTNNFGGKGWMFTKYDLFNRVVYTGFFANTATRQVMQNALNSMTSQNIESRSDRSPIVQNGENIYYTKSAFPTGSMTILSVNYYDSYPPGINVPTRPDNILGQNTLVPSPTTMTVNGVTTSRSSNGLPTASYVRNIEDSGWTKDYFWYDTQGRPIGTHSINHLGGYTKTETELDFTGLAKQVKTYHKRIASDVEKIITETFDYDNQNRLLVHKHQVDANPIEILTQNKYNELSQLESKKVGGTSLGSSLQQIDYKYNIRGWMTMINDPSNLGNDLFGYKINYNKVEGQQVPNNDYSDQKVKPKYNGNIAEVSWKTLTESNEPLKTYGYVYDSLNRLSAGFYQKAGNEFSKEYFEKLEYDLNGNITRLKRSAGMLMGSNTALAIDDLKYDYIGNKLIRVTDQQMNYSGYPYTANPGNIVYDNGNISGNGNMTSHPDKGISSIQYNYLNLPKQIVQNAKVTDYTYRADGVKIKKLFGDLETDYLDGFQYKSTRPSEENLSGGGLVVEPDPSEVAVLKLRIIPTSEGYYDVLNKLYIYNYTDHLGNVRLSYTDTNKDGFIQPRQYFQRQCDDVSSDPWDIPNCIDIWKPGEIVEVNNYYPFGLLHDYTATSQNAYQYKFLGQELQETGFYDMNARFYMPDLGIFGQHDPLSGKTLDPYGYAYQNPIFFSDPTGLEGDPVPGSSGTGNPQAIGTAISPIDVGEIVLNPSIRAVSNNNLATCSYCMIGQGQNLRQQLNIPGPPNLEKACRECNDAAMAGIVLPIPSAGVSTGTGTAVRSILAELAGGLRAGLWSLPLILKGDTPKKEPTITLYRGVSSAAKGTMYFEAIQGIAIPNGFRQVATTWGPHRDMEAHAGGDNYSIWTSWSSSKEVARNFATGVAFGKAIPGIIMSKNFHLSEASPNPFTLGEAEWLVPGVTYGAKVEYVLPRAGQ, via the coding sequence ATGAAAAAATATTTGCTCTTAAAAACACTTTTTCTGTTAGGGTCGCTATCACTGCAAGGTCAGGATCTTACACAGACAGAAAATTATGTATACAGCAGGACATATTTAGAGCCTGTAGTTTTTTCCAGCAGTACTGCAAAGCAGGTACAGCGGGTTAACTATCTGGATGGCCTGGGAAGATCCAAACAGAATATCTCTATTAAAGCTACCCCTTCAGGAAAAGATATTGTAGTCCCTGTAGAATATGATGCATGGGGAAGACAGGTTAAAGATATGCTTCCATTGCCACAGCAGACCACCCAGAATGGAGGATTTTTTACCTCTCCGGATATGACGGGAGCTGTTTCAGTCTATGGTGCTGCGTCTAATTACTATTCGGAAAAGGAGCTAGAAAAATCACCCCTTCAAAGATTACAGGAACAGGCAGCTCCTGGAGATCCATGGAAGATAGGATCGGGAAAGACCATACAATATAACTATGAATCCAACCTCAGTTCAGAAGTCAGAAAATTTGTAGTTAATACCTCATGGGCTACTGTTTCAGGGGTAGCGGTAGGGAGTCCGGTGTTAAGCCTTTCTGCAGAAAATACAGATTATGCCTCAGGAGGGTTTTACAAAGCCGGAACACTGTATAAAAATACGGTATCTGATGAAGACGGTAATAAGGTAACCAAATTTACAAACGGTAAAGGGCAGGTTATTCTGGTAAGGAAAAATGATGGAACCCAGAATGTAGATACCTATTATGCTTACAATGAGTACGGGCAGCAGGCTTTTGTCATTCCGCCCTTAGCCGTTAAAGCAATTGAAACAGCAGGAGGAAATACAATACCTGCGGAAGTGCTGGATAATTTATGCTATCAGTACCGCTATGACAATCAGGACAGGCTGGTAGAGAAGAAATTTCCAGGGAAAGGCTGGGAATATATGGTGTACGACCAGCAGGACAGATTGGTATTGATCCAAGACGCTAACCTGAGAACAACCACCAATAATTTTGGAGGTAAAGGCTGGATGTTTACCAAATACGATCTGTTTAACAGGGTGGTATATACGGGATTCTTTGCCAATACGGCGACAAGACAGGTCATGCAGAATGCCCTGAACAGTATGACATCCCAGAATATTGAAAGCAGATCAGACAGGAGCCCTATTGTACAGAACGGGGAAAATATTTATTATACAAAAAGTGCCTTTCCTACAGGAAGTATGACTATCCTTTCTGTTAATTATTATGATTCTTATCCACCGGGTATTAATGTTCCTACAAGGCCAGATAATATCTTAGGACAGAACACTCTTGTCCCATCTCCAACAACTATGACGGTTAATGGAGTAACCACAAGCAGAAGTAGTAACGGGCTTCCTACAGCCAGCTATGTAAGGAATATAGAAGATTCCGGCTGGACTAAAGATTATTTCTGGTATGATACACAGGGAAGACCCATTGGAACTCATTCCATCAATCATTTGGGTGGGTATACCAAGACAGAAACAGAACTTGATTTTACAGGTTTAGCCAAGCAGGTTAAAACATACCATAAGAGGATTGCCAGTGATGTAGAAAAGATCATTACAGAAACCTTTGACTATGATAACCAAAACAGGCTGCTTGTACATAAGCATCAGGTGGATGCTAACCCAATAGAAATCCTTACCCAGAATAAGTACAATGAACTTTCCCAGCTGGAATCTAAAAAAGTGGGTGGAACTTCTTTAGGCTCTTCACTTCAGCAAATTGACTATAAATACAATATCAGAGGCTGGATGACCATGATTAATGATCCGTCAAACTTAGGAAATGATCTGTTTGGTTATAAGATCAATTATAATAAAGTAGAAGGGCAGCAAGTTCCAAATAATGATTATTCAGATCAAAAAGTAAAACCTAAGTACAATGGAAATATTGCTGAAGTATCCTGGAAAACGCTTACAGAAAGCAATGAGCCTCTTAAAACCTATGGTTATGTATATGACTCGCTCAACAGGCTTTCTGCCGGGTTTTATCAAAAAGCAGGAAATGAATTTTCTAAAGAATATTTTGAAAAATTAGAATATGACCTGAATGGGAATATTACAAGGCTTAAAAGATCTGCAGGTATGCTGATGGGAAGCAATACAGCATTGGCTATTGATGATCTAAAGTATGATTATATAGGTAACAAACTGATCCGTGTGACAGATCAGCAAATGAATTATTCAGGTTATCCTTACACAGCAAATCCTGGCAATATAGTTTATGATAATGGAAATATATCTGGAAATGGAAATATGACCAGTCATCCTGATAAAGGGATTTCATCAATTCAATATAATTATTTAAATTTACCTAAGCAGATTGTTCAGAATGCTAAGGTGACAGATTATACCTACAGAGCGGATGGTGTAAAAATAAAGAAGCTCTTTGGAGATTTAGAAACAGATTATCTGGATGGATTTCAATATAAGTCAACAAGACCTTCAGAAGAGAATTTATCAGGAGGGGGACTTGTTGTTGAACCTGATCCTTCCGAAGTAGCTGTACTCAAGCTAAGAATTATTCCTACGTCTGAGGGATATTATGATGTACTTAATAAATTATACATCTATAATTATACAGATCATTTGGGGAATGTGAGACTAAGCTATACGGATACCAATAAAGATGGATTTATCCAGCCAAGACAATATTTTCAGAGACAATGTGACGATGTTTCCTCAGATCCATGGGATATTCCTAATTGTATAGATATTTGGAAACCTGGGGAAATTGTGGAAGTCAATAATTATTATCCTTTTGGATTGCTGCATGATTATACGGCTACAAGCCAGAATGCTTATCAATATAAATTCCTGGGTCAGGAATTACAGGAAACAGGGTTTTATGATATGAATGCCCGTTTCTATATGCCGGATCTGGGTATATTTGGGCAGCACGATCCTTTAAGCGGGAAGACATTAGACCCATATGGATATGCTTATCAAAACCCTATCTTCTTTTCAGATCCCACCGGCTTGGAAGGTGATCCAGTGCCAGGTAGCTCAGGTACTGGTAATCCACAGGCTATAGGAACAGCAATAAGCCCTATTGATGTAGGAGAAATTGTTCTTAATCCTTCAATTAGAGCTGTATCTAATAATAATTTGGCAACCTGCTCATACTGCATGATAGGTCAGGGGCAAAATCTTAGACAACAACTTAATATTCCAGGACCTCCAAACCTAGAAAAGGCTTGTAGAGAGTGTAATGATGCAGCAATGGCTGGAATAGTATTGCCTATACCCTCTGCAGGTGTTTCGACAGGGACTGGAACTGCAGTTAGAAGTATATTAGCAGAATTAGCAGGTGGTTTAAGAGCTGGTTTATGGTCCCTACCTTTAATTCTTAAAGGAGATACACCAAAGAAAGAACCAACAATTACTTTATATCGTGGAGTATCTTCAGCGGCTAAAGGGACTATGTATTTTGAAGCAATTCAAGGAATTGCTATACCTAATGGGTTTAGACAGGTTGCTACTACATGGGGGCCACATAGAGATATGGAAGCGCATGCTGGCGGAGATAATTATAGTATTTGGACAAGTTGGAGCTCTTCTAAGGAAGTGGCCAGAAATTTTGCTACAGGTGTCGCTTTTGGAAAGGCAATACCAGGAATTATAATGTCGAAGAATTTTCACCTTAGTGAAGCCAGCCCAAATCCTTTTACTTTAGGAGAAGCAGAGTGGCTTGTTCCTGGAGTTACATATGGTGCAAAAGTAGAGTATGTTTTACCTCGGGCAGGACAATAA